A stretch of the Ipomoea triloba cultivar NCNSP0323 chromosome 16, ASM357664v1 genome encodes the following:
- the LOC116007990 gene encoding uncharacterized protein LOC116007990 produces MPNTTQSPTQRLQLANSSVSSSSRPQGVKDRESLDTGQLCLHRLVSRHQLCLRHNKTCYAGQRGHRLTAGCLAGVVASPPAPSLLHDANSILFQEKVKGDAELYQICSPTLQQRPLSQNQLSSL; encoded by the exons ATGCCAAACACTACCCAGTCGCCGACTCAGCGCCTGCAACTCGCCAACTCCTCCGTCTCCTCGTCCAGTCGTCCTCAAGGAGTCAAG GATAGGGAGTCACTGGACACTGGCCAGCTCTGCCTCCACCGCCTCGTCAGTCGCCACCAGCTCTGCCTCCGACACAACAAGACGTGCTACGCAGGACAGAGAGGACACCGGCTCACTGCTGGCTGCCTGGCCGGAGTTGTCGCCTCACCACCAGCTCCGAGCCTCCTACACGACGCC aATTCTATTCTTTTTCAAGAGAAAGTGAAAGGGGATGCAGAGCTTTACCAAATCTGCAGCCCCACTTTGCAGCAGCGGCCATTGTCACAGAATCAACTCAGCTCCCTGTAA